The Pseudobacteriovorax antillogorgiicola genome has a window encoding:
- the lon gene encoding endopeptidase La, producing MSDREYPILVTRDLIIFPSNSMPLTVASRRNRKAIDAAIESDGLILVVPVATHAKTGEATPDDLHRFGTVCKVDRSKSDSQNYQVILNGLYRAEIERISYTPDDKDIILGSYFAVDSHMDIDSETLDKLLSSGKGIAIEILKLSQGNGAQKLSDIVRGLDDPEVFIYLCASNLDLGIEEKLELLKTISIKYRLLKIIDILHMRKNSLQVQVEINHKLSNQMDKKQREVILREQLQTIREELGDMDESGSQLDYIPRIESSAMPDSVKKIAIDEAHRLEATPSASPEAPNIRNYLDLLLDLPWGNPEHEDIDITDARDTLDADHHGLTKVKNRIIQHLAVTQLNKGQQGVILLLVGPPGVGKTSLGRSIAKAMNREFVRISLGGVRDEAEIRGHRRTYLGSMPGRIIQGIKRAQVNNPVFLLDEIDKLSQGWGGDPSGALLEVLDPEQNNSFEDHYMDVPYDLSHVMFIATANSLEGIPGPLRDRMEIIQVSGYTTAEKFHIAKNHLWQSEIKRHGLIDQDVAIEDSALESIVHRYTRESGVRDLKRKLASVCRHLSEDVLTQDRSGTRTVVESELEDILGPEPFNPESAQEKLPAGVVTGLAWTPMGGEILFIESKLMPGKGKLTITGQLGDVMKESLHIAMSHVRSHMHKINRDFDYERYDIHVHVPAGAIPKDGPSAGITMVTSLISLLSHRLVSPKLAMSGELTLRGAVMPVGGIKEKVIAAHRAGIDTIILSSKNQKDLREVPEEVKKDVKFHFADTIEDVISKALSLELELNEVFTTHDYDHHRPQILS from the coding sequence ATGTCAGATCGCGAATACCCGATATTGGTCACACGTGACCTAATCATTTTTCCAAGCAATTCTATGCCCCTAACAGTTGCATCGCGACGCAATCGTAAGGCGATCGATGCTGCAATCGAGTCAGATGGGCTTATTTTAGTTGTCCCAGTTGCTACCCACGCCAAAACAGGTGAGGCAACTCCAGATGACCTTCATCGTTTTGGCACAGTTTGCAAGGTAGACCGTTCAAAATCAGACAGCCAGAATTACCAAGTAATCTTGAATGGCCTATACCGCGCCGAGATCGAAAGAATTAGTTATACTCCAGATGACAAGGATATCATCCTGGGGAGCTACTTCGCAGTCGACTCTCATATGGATATCGATAGTGAAACCCTCGACAAATTGCTTTCTAGTGGCAAAGGCATTGCCATCGAAATCCTCAAACTATCTCAGGGCAATGGTGCACAGAAGCTCTCTGATATTGTGCGAGGGCTTGACGACCCAGAAGTTTTCATATATTTGTGTGCCTCCAACCTCGATTTAGGCATCGAAGAGAAGCTGGAGCTGCTAAAGACGATATCGATCAAGTATCGCCTGCTTAAGATTATTGACATCCTACACATGCGCAAGAACTCTCTGCAAGTTCAAGTAGAGATCAATCACAAACTCAGCAATCAGATGGATAAGAAGCAGCGTGAGGTGATTCTCCGTGAGCAGCTCCAGACGATTCGTGAGGAGTTAGGGGATATGGATGAAAGCGGCTCTCAGCTTGACTACATCCCTCGGATTGAAAGCTCAGCAATGCCTGATAGTGTCAAGAAAATCGCTATCGATGAAGCCCATAGATTAGAGGCCACACCATCAGCCTCTCCTGAAGCGCCAAATATCCGAAACTACCTTGACTTACTCCTCGATCTTCCATGGGGCAATCCAGAGCACGAAGACATCGATATCACCGATGCACGAGACACTCTGGATGCCGACCATCACGGCCTCACAAAAGTAAAAAATCGGATCATCCAACATCTCGCCGTTACGCAGCTCAATAAGGGGCAACAGGGAGTCATCCTTCTTTTGGTTGGCCCTCCTGGGGTAGGAAAGACAAGCCTAGGCCGTAGTATCGCCAAGGCCATGAACCGAGAGTTTGTGCGAATTAGTCTTGGTGGCGTGCGAGATGAAGCCGAGATTCGTGGTCACCGCCGGACGTATCTTGGTTCGATGCCTGGCCGTATCATTCAAGGTATAAAACGAGCTCAGGTCAATAATCCGGTTTTTCTTTTGGATGAGATCGATAAGCTTAGTCAAGGTTGGGGTGGTGACCCTTCGGGGGCGTTGCTTGAGGTTCTTGACCCTGAACAAAACAACAGCTTCGAAGATCATTACATGGATGTTCCCTATGACTTATCCCATGTTATGTTTATCGCGACAGCCAACTCCCTAGAAGGTATACCTGGTCCTCTCCGAGACAGAATGGAAATCATTCAAGTCTCAGGCTATACCACAGCTGAAAAATTCCATATTGCGAAAAACCATTTGTGGCAGTCAGAAATTAAGCGCCACGGCCTGATTGATCAAGATGTAGCCATTGAAGACAGCGCCTTAGAGTCTATCGTTCACCGCTATACTCGCGAGTCTGGTGTCCGTGATCTGAAACGCAAGCTAGCATCGGTTTGCCGCCATCTCTCGGAAGATGTGCTAACTCAGGATCGATCAGGAACCCGAACGGTTGTCGAGTCTGAGTTGGAAGATATTCTAGGCCCAGAGCCTTTCAACCCTGAAAGTGCACAAGAAAAGCTACCAGCTGGAGTCGTAACAGGTCTCGCTTGGACACCGATGGGGGGTGAGATCCTGTTCATCGAGAGTAAACTGATGCCAGGCAAGGGAAAGCTTACCATAACAGGCCAGCTAGGGGACGTGATGAAAGAGTCCCTGCACATCGCCATGAGTCACGTACGCTCCCATATGCATAAGATCAACCGCGACTTCGACTACGAACGATACGATATCCACGTCCACGTTCCTGCGGGAGCAATTCCTAAAGACGGGCCTTCGGCAGGGATTACAATGGTGACCTCGCTCATCTCCCTTCTCTCCCATCGCCTCGTGTCACCAAAACTGGCTATGAGCGGTGAGCTGACACTTCGGGGTGCAGTGATGCCCGTAGGCGGGATTAAGGAAAAAGTAATCGCTGCACACAGAGCTGGTATCGATACAATTATTCTTTCGAGTAAAAATCAAAAAGATCTCCGGGAAGTTCCTGAGGAGGTTAAGAAGGATGTCAAGTTCCACTTTGCTGATACTATCGAGGATGTTATTTCGAAAGCGCTTTCTTTGGAGCTAGAGTTGAACGAAGTGTTCACCACACACGACTATGACCATCATCGCCCTCAGATTCTAAGCTGA
- a CDS encoding MBL fold metallo-hydrolase, with protein MAYFEKIKLAPGLYWLEVKDANLRILCGCPSDSVKFMLKRGLIKQMESHGLAFESGPNAILLSDLSIQKGDLCNLAEFPILQMFYRQGFLIPGHINNTGQKPLLIGTRQQVRDQLEYIYRGNYGLTSLDELTATGLDKGLASEMMKIKIHFAFGQICHPEEFLELCYLDQGVSDLHHGVQVKRLGLNHYEFKYQKESIQVDLNLQPDEEYKSPLAQNPLFLRDQYFSVIHSGEGDGWDVERGSMGSVLNFDGHYYLVDAGPNIDFILQNLGISMASVKGVFQTHGHDDHCAGLTSLFHCHRRLKFFATPWVRASVYKKMCALLGISMEQLSNFFQPHDLEMDDWNRVDGLEVKPSYSPHPIETTIFKFRLLWEGGHRTYFHLADISSYDVMDTMVHKKVIDPSLLGKIKQEYLEPADVKKIDIGGGMIHGNAVDFKYDRSKRVILAHKAEALSKDEKEIGSSAPFGSVDILVPSQSKYPTKRIENFLRQYFPMVPLEEFRSFLQCPVETKVAGSILFRERDAPPFINLIVSGVVERITADHLTSQQLLAGSIIGDAPLVDIAENYTYRAISYVQTSQIPKDIYREFISRLDLKPYLKDLYQKGRILSKTEVFSQIAPSIHYSDTIQELGMLRVKPDVSFDKQISAHGPCLVILESGKIYMPEIGESLSQGDFCCEDWVATGQRQRRLEVVEESRILTIPAHVVQAVPSIYWQVIEKHQWRQRLMDCRKDLQKIA; from the coding sequence ATGGCATATTTTGAAAAAATAAAACTTGCACCAGGCTTGTATTGGCTAGAGGTTAAAGATGCCAACCTTCGCATCCTATGTGGTTGCCCTTCTGATTCAGTCAAGTTTATGTTAAAGCGTGGCCTCATCAAGCAAATGGAGAGTCACGGGCTGGCATTTGAATCAGGCCCCAATGCCATTCTGTTGAGTGATCTTTCAATTCAAAAGGGTGACTTGTGCAACCTAGCTGAGTTTCCAATTCTACAGATGTTTTATCGACAAGGCTTTTTGATTCCTGGCCATATCAACAACACTGGCCAAAAGCCTCTGCTTATAGGCACCAGACAGCAGGTAAGAGATCAGCTTGAATACATCTATCGTGGTAACTACGGTTTGACATCTCTTGATGAGTTGACTGCAACAGGCCTCGACAAGGGCTTGGCAAGTGAAATGATGAAGATAAAAATCCACTTTGCATTCGGTCAAATCTGTCATCCAGAAGAGTTTTTGGAACTTTGCTACTTGGACCAGGGTGTTAGCGACTTGCATCACGGGGTGCAAGTCAAGAGGCTAGGATTGAACCACTACGAATTTAAGTATCAAAAGGAGTCGATTCAGGTTGATTTGAACTTGCAACCCGATGAAGAGTATAAATCCCCCCTTGCGCAAAACCCTCTATTTTTGAGAGATCAATACTTCTCAGTGATTCACTCAGGTGAAGGCGATGGTTGGGATGTTGAGCGAGGGAGTATGGGCAGTGTTTTAAATTTCGATGGTCATTACTATTTAGTTGACGCTGGTCCTAATATTGATTTTATCTTGCAGAATCTCGGGATCAGCATGGCCTCAGTAAAGGGAGTTTTTCAAACTCATGGTCATGACGACCATTGTGCAGGCCTTACCTCTTTATTTCACTGCCATCGTCGTTTAAAGTTCTTCGCAACCCCGTGGGTCCGTGCCTCAGTCTACAAGAAGATGTGCGCTCTGTTAGGTATTTCTATGGAACAACTGTCAAATTTTTTTCAGCCACACGATTTGGAAATGGATGACTGGAATCGTGTTGATGGCTTGGAAGTCAAACCAAGCTATTCTCCGCACCCTATTGAAACGACAATTTTTAAATTTCGTCTACTCTGGGAAGGAGGTCATCGAACCTACTTTCACCTTGCCGATATTTCATCTTACGATGTCATGGATACCATGGTTCATAAGAAGGTGATTGATCCAAGTTTATTGGGTAAGATTAAACAAGAATACCTAGAGCCAGCAGATGTTAAAAAGATTGATATTGGCGGCGGTATGATTCATGGCAATGCGGTTGATTTTAAGTATGATCGATCGAAACGGGTAATTTTAGCCCATAAAGCAGAGGCGCTGAGTAAAGATGAGAAAGAAATTGGCTCTTCGGCTCCCTTTGGAAGTGTTGATATACTTGTTCCCAGCCAGAGTAAATACCCTACTAAGAGGATTGAAAATTTTCTCAGGCAGTACTTTCCTATGGTTCCTCTCGAAGAGTTTCGAAGCTTCTTACAGTGCCCTGTGGAAACAAAGGTAGCGGGGAGTATTCTTTTCCGAGAGCGTGATGCCCCCCCCTTTATCAATCTTATTGTATCTGGGGTTGTAGAGCGTATCACTGCAGATCACCTTACTAGTCAACAGCTACTGGCTGGATCTATAATTGGTGATGCACCATTAGTGGATATCGCTGAAAATTATACTTATAGGGCTATCAGCTACGTTCAAACCTCTCAGATTCCAAAGGATATCTATAGGGAATTCATCTCGCGCTTAGACCTTAAGCCATATCTTAAGGATCTGTATCAAAAAGGTCGAATTTTATCGAAAACAGAAGTTTTTTCACAAATTGCACCTTCAATCCACTACTCTGATACGATTCAGGAGTTGGGCATGTTAAGAGTGAAGCCCGATGTTAGCTTCGATAAGCAGATCAGTGCTCACGGCCCCTGCTTAGTTATTCTAGAAAGTGGAAAGATCTATATGCCAGAGATCGGTGAGAGCTTAAGTCAGGGGGATTTTTGCTGTGAAGACTGGGTGGCAACTGGTCAGCGGCAGAGACGGCTAGAGGTTGTTGAAGAAAGTCGGATTCTCACAATTCCGGCACATGTAGTTCAGGCAGTTCCTTCTATCTATTGGCAGGTTATAGAAAAGCATCAATGGCGTCAGCGTTTGATGGATTGTCGCAAAGATTTACAAAAGATAGCCTAG